The following nucleotide sequence is from uncultured Roseateles sp..
ACGCTTGGACCGATCGTGGTCGGCATTCAGGGTGCTTAGCTCAGTTGGTAGAGCGTCGCCTTTACACGGCGTAGGTCGGGGGTTCGAGCCCCTCAGCACCCACCATCCCATCGGCTGTTTTTCAGCCTGTCCCGATTGCCGGCTCCTTTCTCTGAAACCCTGACCACTCGGCTAGAATGCGAGTCCACGCAAAGGCGAACCCTGGTTCGCCTTTGTTGCGTCTGCTGTACGCAGACCACCCAAGCACCGGCGATGTCGAGCCGGATGATGCTTAACCACGCGCAAGCTTAGGCGCTGCGCGTTGCCTGCCTGAGGTTTCTCGATGTTTGATTTTGTCCGCAAGCACACCAAAGTGCTGCAGTTCTTCCTGCTGCTGCTGATCTTCCCGTCGTTCGTGCTGTTCGGTGTTGAAGGCTATTCGCGCTTCACCGAGGGCGGCAACGCCAAGGTTGCCGCAGTTGACGGGCAGGGCATCACCCAGGCCGAGTGGGATGCAGCGCTGCGCGACCAGTCCGAGCGCATGCGCCGTCAGGCACCGAATGTGGACCCCAAGCTGCTGGACTCGCCCGAGGCCAAGCGCGAAGCGCTGGACGCCCTGGTGCGCGACAAGGTCATGCAGACCGCCGCCGCCAAGCAGCACCTGGTGGTCAGCGACGAGCGCTTGCAGCGCCTGTTCCAGGCCGACCCGCAGTTCGCTTTTCTGCGCATGCCCGACGGCAGCGTCAACAAGGCCATGCTGGCCGCACAGGGCATGAGTGTTGCTTCGTTCGAGCAGCGTCTGCGTCAAGACCTGACCCTGCGTCAGGTGCTGCAGGGCGTCAGTGGCACCACGGTCACGCCGGCCGCCAATTCGGCCGCCGCCTTCGACGTGTTGCTGCAGCAGCGCGAGGTGCAGGTGCAGCGTTTCAACGTCAAGGACTATCTGGGCCGCATCACCCCGACCGAAGCCGAGATCGAGGCCTTTTACAAGGATGCGGCCAATGCTGCGCTGTTCCAGTCGCAGGAAACCGCCAGCATCGAGTACCTGGTGCTGGACCTGGAGGCTCTGAAGAAAGACGTCAGCGTGCCGGAAGACAAGCTGCGCGAGTACTACAAGACCAACGAATCGCGCTACACCGTGGCCGAGGAGCGCCGCGCCAGCCACATCCTGATCAAGGTGGAGAAGTCGGCGTCGGCCGACGACAAGGCCAAGGCGAAGGCCAGGGCCGAAGCGCTGCTGGCCGAGGTGCGCAAGGCCCCGGCGACCTTTGCCGATGTGGCCCGCAAGAACTCGCAGGACCCGGGCTCGGCCGCACAGGGCGGTGATCTGGATTTCTTCGGCCGTGGCGGCATGACCAAGCCTTTTGAAGACGCCGCTTTTGCCATGAAGCAAGGCGAGATCAGCAATGTGATCGAGACCGAGTTCGGCTATCACATCCTCATGCTGACGGCCGTGCGTGGCGGCGACAAGAAGAGCTTCGACAGCGTGCGCGCCGAAGTCGAGGACGAGGTCCGCAAGCAGGTGGCGCAGACCCGTTATGCCGAGTCGGCCGACCAGTTCAGCAATCTGGTCTACGAGCAGGCCGACAGCCTGAAACCGGCCGCCGACAAGCTCAAGCTGACCGTTCAGACTGCCACCGTGCAGCGCAAGCCGCTGCCCGCAGCCACTGGCGTGCTGGCCTCGCCCAAGCTGCTCGATGCCGTGTTCGGCGTCGAGGCGCTGCGCAACAAGCGCAATACCGAGGCGCTGGAGACAGCCCCGAACCAGATGGTTTCGGCGCGAGTCGTCAAGCACGACCCGGCCCGCTTGCTGCCCCTGGCCGACGTCAAGCCGCTGGTGCTGGACCGCCTGGTCAAGAAGATGGCCGTGGCTCAGGCCAAGAAGGATGGCGAGGCGCGGCTGGAGGCATTGAAGAAGGGGGCCGATGCCGCCGGACTGGAGCCCGCGCAGACCGTGTCCCGCGTGCAGGCCCGTGACCTGTCGCGCACCATGGTCGAGGACATCATGCGCGCCGATGCCAGCAAGCTGCCCGCCTGGGTCGGTGTCGATGGCGGCGAGACCGGCTATGCCGTGGTGCGCATCGTCAAGATCCTGCCGCGTGACCCGGCTGTGATCGATGCCAAGCGCGCTGACCAGCAGTACACACAGGCCTGGTCCGCCGCCGAGGCCGCCGCCTACTTTTCGGCGCTCAAGACCCGTTTCAAGGTCGAGCTCAAGCCGGTGGCTGCTGCGCTGGCCGCTTCGGCCGCCACGCCCTGACAGGAGAATTCTCGGTCCATCGTTCTGATGGGCCAGAAATCTAGGCTATAATTGTTGGCTCTGCGGTGGCTATAGCTCAGTTGGTAGAGTCCAGGATTGTGATTCCTGTTGTCGTGGGTTCGAGTCCCATTAGCCACCCCATCAAATTCAAGGACTTAGAAGCGAAAGCCTCTAGGTCCTTCGTCTTTTTGGCACCTGATATTCCAAAAATGGGAATACTCCATCAGATTGCCCGACGTTTCACTTCCTTGTTTCGGTCGTATATCCGGGCCTCACTGCCAAAGCCACGCGATTGAAGCGAGACGCCGCGCGCCTGCTGCTGCAATCAGGTACCGAACCTGCCCAGCAACGCATCGTGGACAAACTGCAGCGCAAGGCCGCCAGCGCGGCCATCGGCACGGTGTTCGTGCAGGAGAGCGCAGAGGCGGAAAGCACACAATGGCGCAGCATGGCGAACCAGTTCCGAGAGAAGCTGCCCGCGCTCAGCGCCATGATGGACGACGCCGAACACGACGTGCAGGCCTTCATGGGCTTCCCAAGGGCGCACTGGTCTCAGATCTACAGCACCAACCCGCTGGAGCGGCTGAACGCGGAAA
It contains:
- a CDS encoding SurA N-terminal domain-containing protein, whose translation is MFDFVRKHTKVLQFFLLLLIFPSFVLFGVEGYSRFTEGGNAKVAAVDGQGITQAEWDAALRDQSERMRRQAPNVDPKLLDSPEAKREALDALVRDKVMQTAAAKQHLVVSDERLQRLFQADPQFAFLRMPDGSVNKAMLAAQGMSVASFEQRLRQDLTLRQVLQGVSGTTVTPAANSAAAFDVLLQQREVQVQRFNVKDYLGRITPTEAEIEAFYKDAANAALFQSQETASIEYLVLDLEALKKDVSVPEDKLREYYKTNESRYTVAEERRASHILIKVEKSASADDKAKAKARAEALLAEVRKAPATFADVARKNSQDPGSAAQGGDLDFFGRGGMTKPFEDAAFAMKQGEISNVIETEFGYHILMLTAVRGGDKKSFDSVRAEVEDEVRKQVAQTRYAESADQFSNLVYEQADSLKPAADKLKLTVQTATVQRKPLPAATGVLASPKLLDAVFGVEALRNKRNTEALETAPNQMVSARVVKHDPARLLPLADVKPLVLDRLVKKMAVAQAKKDGEARLEALKKGADAAGLEPAQTVSRVQARDLSRTMVEDIMRADASKLPAWVGVDGGETGYAVVRIVKILPRDPAVIDAKRADQQYTQAWSAAEAAAYFSALKTRFKVELKPVAAALAASAATP